The following are encoded in a window of Haloarcula laminariae genomic DNA:
- a CDS encoding magnesium transporter, whose protein sequence is MLPVLVVLTAIELGSGIVLDTFESTLLRYPTLLVLVPVTIGMAGNLGSILAARFSTALHLGLLSFDADDDRLVGNAAATIALAVTVFPLVGAGAWLLQRVVGGTRLTLLTVVAVALTSGVVLASLAVAVTTVTTYAAYRFELDPDDVVIPVVTNVCDVLGVLVLFGAVSVLV, encoded by the coding sequence ATGCTCCCCGTGCTCGTGGTCCTGACGGCCATCGAACTGGGCAGCGGCATCGTCCTCGACACCTTCGAGTCGACGCTGCTCCGGTACCCGACGCTGCTCGTGTTGGTGCCGGTCACCATCGGGATGGCCGGGAACCTGGGGAGCATCCTCGCGGCGCGGTTCTCGACGGCCCTGCACCTCGGGCTGCTCTCGTTCGACGCCGACGACGACCGGCTGGTGGGCAACGCCGCGGCCACCATCGCCCTCGCAGTGACGGTGTTCCCGCTGGTCGGCGCCGGCGCGTGGCTGTTGCAGCGGGTGGTCGGCGGGACCCGACTCACCCTGCTTACGGTGGTCGCGGTCGCGCTCACGAGCGGCGTCGTGCTGGCGTCGCTCGCGGTCGCGGTCACCACGGTCACGACCTACGCGGCCTATCGGTTCGAACTCGACCCCGACGACGTCGTCATTCCCGTCGTCACCAACGTCTGTGACGTGCTGGGCGTGCTGGTGCTGTTTGGCGCCGTCAGCGTGCTCGTGTAG
- a CDS encoding DUF7130 family rubredoxin-like protein, which produces MSDNQMTSSDDVSVQRNEEIFNDDGTLVGVVGDATAEGFTVETVASVSVEHGDAARSEDQDPGQEFGEGYIMWRCTECGEMGEIDDGLPGTCPNCGAPKEALAKQRED; this is translated from the coding sequence ATGAGCGACAACCAGATGACATCTTCGGACGACGTCTCGGTCCAGCGAAACGAGGAGATATTCAACGACGACGGCACGCTCGTCGGCGTCGTCGGCGACGCGACGGCCGAGGGGTTCACGGTCGAGACGGTCGCGTCGGTGTCCGTCGAACACGGCGACGCCGCGCGGAGCGAGGACCAGGACCCCGGTCAGGAGTTCGGCGAGGGGTACATCATGTGGCGCTGCACCGAGTGCGGTGAGATGGGCGAAATCGACGACGGGCTCCCGGGGACGTGTCCCAACTGCGGGGCGCCCAAGGAGGCCCTCGCGAAACAGCGCGAGGACTGA
- a CDS encoding CBS domain-containing protein — protein sequence MQTPVRTISPERPVVEAATRLRDEGIGSLVVERDGECVGIITESDIVAVTAAEGDTRKLTVADVMATALVTVGPDTELSVAADRLRANGIKKLPVVEDGELVGIVTTTDISRYVPHVTRPEPSTDARPERRRFTRPDTQYEDDDWEFDSYGVADGIDVGDHVRFSKTLSATDVERFAEISGDTNRLHLDEQFAERSRFGRRIVHGTLVSGIISAALARLPGLTIYLSQELSYRGPVDVGERVTAHCEVVEQLREDRFRLSTSVDDGEGNCVVEGDAVVISDPIPEDA from the coding sequence ATGCAGACGCCCGTCCGCACCATCAGCCCCGAGCGCCCGGTCGTCGAGGCGGCGACGCGGCTCCGCGACGAGGGTATCGGCTCGCTGGTCGTCGAACGCGACGGGGAGTGTGTCGGCATCATCACCGAGAGCGACATCGTCGCGGTCACCGCCGCGGAGGGCGACACGCGAAAGCTGACGGTCGCGGACGTGATGGCGACCGCGCTCGTGACCGTCGGGCCCGACACGGAGCTGTCGGTCGCCGCCGACCGCCTGCGAGCCAACGGTATCAAGAAGCTCCCCGTCGTCGAGGACGGCGAACTCGTCGGTATCGTGACGACGACGGACATCTCGCGGTACGTCCCGCACGTCACTCGCCCGGAGCCGTCGACCGACGCCCGCCCGGAGCGCCGGCGCTTTACCCGCCCCGACACGCAGTACGAGGACGACGACTGGGAGTTCGACAGCTACGGCGTCGCCGACGGCATCGACGTGGGCGACCACGTCCGCTTCTCGAAGACGCTCTCGGCGACCGACGTCGAGCGCTTCGCCGAGATAAGCGGCGACACGAACCGGCTGCATCTGGACGAGCAATTCGCCGAGCGGAGCCGCTTCGGCCGCCGAATCGTCCACGGGACGCTGGTCTCTGGCATCATCAGCGCCGCGCTCGCCCGGCTGCCGGGCCTCACTATCTACCTCTCACAGGAGCTCTCCTATCGGGGGCCGGTCGACGTCGGCGAGCGCGTCACCGCCCACTGCGAGGTCGTCGAACAGCTCCGCGAGGACCGCTTCCGGCTGTCGACCTCGGTCGACGACGGCGAGGGCAACTGCGTCGTCGAGGGCGACGCCGTCGTCATCTCGGACCCGATTCCCGAGGACGCCTGA
- a CDS encoding magnesium transporter: MTVREVAEEAYRESLPVLALSAVGGLFAGVVLGGMDAELERVAGLLVLVPALLATRGNVYGSLGARLGSALHQGLVEPTFSTDDERVNAAVAAALANGVMVSGIAAVLAVALLGALERPSAPISTLVAIALLAGLISGVLLTVAVVSVVFVGYRRGLNPDTLAGPVVTTTGDVVGVATLLVATRIVLALGGG, encoded by the coding sequence ATGACCGTCCGCGAGGTGGCCGAGGAGGCCTACCGGGAGTCACTCCCCGTGTTGGCACTCAGTGCGGTCGGCGGCCTCTTCGCGGGCGTCGTACTGGGCGGGATGGACGCCGAGCTGGAGCGGGTGGCGGGCCTGCTCGTGCTGGTGCCGGCGCTTCTGGCGACGCGGGGGAACGTCTACGGCTCGCTGGGGGCGCGGCTGGGCTCGGCGCTGCATCAGGGGCTGGTCGAGCCGACGTTCTCGACGGACGACGAGCGGGTGAACGCGGCCGTGGCCGCGGCGCTGGCCAACGGCGTGATGGTCAGCGGCATCGCGGCGGTGCTCGCGGTCGCCCTGCTGGGAGCCCTGGAACGGCCCTCGGCCCCGATATCGACGCTCGTGGCTATCGCCCTGCTCGCCGGCCTCATCTCGGGCGTCCTGTTGACCGTCGCGGTCGTCTCCGTGGTCTTCGTGGGGTACCGCCGCGGCCTGAACCCCGACACGCTGGCGGGGCCGGTGGTGACGACGACGGGCGACGTGGTCGGGGTCGCGACCCTGCTGGTGGCGACCCGTATCGTCCTCGCGCTGGGGGGTGGGTAG
- the surE gene encoding 5'/3'-nucleotidase SurE, with protein MDEPRVLLTNDDGIDAPGLASCYEELTAVADVTVVAPMENQSGVGRTRSHRTARESHPWGYALDGTPADCVAYGLRGLDIDFDLVVSGCNHGPNAGNYVVGRSGTVGACIEAGFLGTPGIAVSAYHCEDFFVSPAAEYDFDRPARVMSEVVVRALSGDIFETADFLNLNVPVDVADPEMRLTEPHHDYDLLVEHDTDGEVDEQANQGTVGDIALRDVVWPDTAGWENPFDGDADLAERYPAGSDRRAIIDGAVSVSPLTAPAVGVDATAFESMVEEFNESERIRRRADGETADEQ; from the coding sequence ATGGACGAGCCACGGGTGCTGCTGACGAACGACGACGGCATCGACGCGCCGGGGTTGGCGAGCTGTTACGAGGAACTGACGGCGGTCGCGGACGTGACGGTGGTCGCGCCGATGGAGAACCAGAGCGGGGTCGGGCGGACCCGCAGCCACCGCACCGCCCGCGAGAGCCACCCGTGGGGGTACGCATTGGACGGGACGCCCGCCGACTGCGTCGCCTACGGGCTCCGGGGGCTCGATATCGACTTCGACCTCGTCGTCTCGGGCTGCAACCACGGGCCAAACGCCGGCAACTACGTCGTCGGCCGTTCGGGAACCGTCGGGGCCTGCATCGAGGCGGGCTTTCTGGGCACGCCGGGCATCGCCGTCTCGGCGTACCACTGCGAGGACTTCTTCGTCTCGCCCGCGGCGGAGTACGACTTCGACCGCCCCGCCCGCGTCATGAGTGAGGTAGTCGTCCGGGCGCTGTCGGGCGATATCTTCGAGACCGCGGACTTCCTGAACCTGAACGTCCCGGTCGACGTGGCCGACCCCGAGATGCGCCTGACCGAGCCCCACCACGACTACGACCTGCTGGTCGAACACGACACCGACGGCGAGGTCGACGAGCAGGCAAACCAGGGGACCGTTGGCGATATCGCCCTGCGCGACGTGGTCTGGCCCGACACCGCCGGGTGGGAGAACCCCTTCGACGGCGACGCCGACCTGGCCGAGCGCTACCCCGCCGGGAGCGACCGGCGGGCCATCATCGACGGCGCGGTCAGCGTCTCGCCGCTGACGGCGCCCGCCGTCGGCGTCGACGCCACCGCTTTCGAATCGATGGTCGAGGAGTTCAACGAGAGCGAGCGAATCCGACGGCGGGCCGACGGCGAGACGGCGGACGAGCAGTAG
- a CDS encoding nucleoside recognition protein, which translates to MSPLVELLGHPVVELLGDVLVRVLRIAVFLSVGVFLANLAVSFGLVEKIAVVSQYLTGPANLPDEVGTAILTTTASPTAGYGMLADFRESGVLDDRATLVAVTINTFFGFAQHIVTFYVPVLIPILGARVGVLYVTTRGLVALAITLTGIAAGAVLLDGSNVDRGAVGEEATTDGGAEHGTSDDEPETTLGRVRDALGETREKLGEILPRLAGIYVVVALLVAYSEEILGYLGGSGQALTATADGLTGLLGLPGAAVPVVAAFALDTTSGAVVIAPLIENGTFTARTAVATMLVGGIVSFAVSTFKRSIPFQYGIWGREFGSKVIAVNTGLKIGWIALALVLLLVP; encoded by the coding sequence GTGAGCCCGCTGGTCGAACTGCTGGGTCATCCGGTCGTCGAACTGCTCGGCGACGTTCTCGTCCGGGTCCTGCGTATCGCCGTCTTCCTCTCGGTAGGCGTCTTTCTGGCCAACCTCGCGGTCTCCTTTGGCCTGGTCGAGAAGATAGCCGTCGTCTCGCAGTATCTCACCGGGCCGGCGAACCTCCCCGACGAGGTCGGCACCGCCATCCTGACGACGACGGCCTCGCCGACGGCCGGCTACGGGATGCTCGCGGACTTCCGCGAGTCGGGCGTGCTGGACGACCGCGCGACGCTGGTCGCGGTCACGATAAACACCTTCTTCGGCTTCGCACAGCACATCGTCACCTTCTACGTCCCCGTGCTCATCCCGATTCTGGGCGCTCGCGTCGGAGTGTTGTATGTCACGACGCGGGGGCTGGTCGCACTCGCCATCACGCTGACGGGCATCGCCGCCGGTGCCGTCCTGCTCGACGGCTCGAACGTCGACCGCGGGGCGGTGGGCGAGGAGGCGACGACGGACGGCGGCGCGGAGCACGGGACGAGCGACGACGAACCCGAGACGACCCTCGGGCGGGTCCGCGACGCGCTGGGCGAGACCCGCGAGAAACTCGGGGAGATTCTCCCGCGGCTGGCCGGCATCTACGTCGTCGTCGCCCTGCTCGTCGCGTACTCCGAAGAGATTCTGGGCTATCTCGGCGGCTCCGGACAGGCGCTGACGGCGACCGCCGACGGGCTGACGGGCCTGTTGGGCCTGCCGGGCGCGGCCGTTCCAGTAGTCGCGGCCTTCGCGCTCGATACGACCTCCGGCGCGGTCGTCATCGCGCCGCTCATCGAGAACGGCACCTTCACCGCCCGGACGGCGGTCGCGACGATGCTCGTCGGCGGTATCGTCTCCTTCGCCGTCTCGACGTTCAAGCGCTCCATCCCCTTTCAGTACGGTATCTGGGGCCGTGAGTTCGGCTCGAAGGTCATCGCCGTCAACACCGGCCTAAAAATCGGCTGGATAGCGCTCGCGCTCGTCCTCTTGCTGGTGCCGTAG